In the Scomber japonicus isolate fScoJap1 chromosome 18, fScoJap1.pri, whole genome shotgun sequence genome, one interval contains:
- the LOC128379363 gene encoding natterin-3-like, giving the protein MALYKVICVAALLALLSADSILDPAPEDRTADITSDRTTDEFPLSSPTLRQKRGASYYYNPIPNSNLRWVYRRSGSRLPAGTVYYGNWYTNRRDYICHCRCAAGFHAAGSNTCKYAYGFKEHTCTNFYLLVNKDNFELFEFKSGSYGSVPKDAIRTCRNVNIFVGKNKYGLGKVDVRNKSFYLPWRGWEYKYKYYQVLVMNRKVKSDRISDVKYNFKAAKKISHPPEVMTKASTSNYQCRTVSKTVHLSKEYSEEKRWDSTTSISVGVTASFTGKIPFVGETGIEVSTEVTKDISKGNSISVSKNLAVDVSVTVPPNHSCGVKIMGHRYTTKVPYTARLSRTYKNGKVKSTTTTGTFNGVNVVDFRSVVDRCVPLPHAHPCK; this is encoded by the exons ATGGCTCTCTACAAAGTGATCTGCGTGGCAGCTCTGCTGGCTCTACTGAGCGCAG ACTCCATACTGGACCCAGCGCCAGAGGACAGGACCGCTGACATCACCTCGGACAGAACAACAGATGAATTTCCTCTGTCTTCTCCTACcctgagacagaagagaggggCCAGTTATTACTATAACCCGATTCCTAACTCCAACTTGAGATGGGTGTACAGGCGTTCTGGTAGTCGTCTCCCTGCCGGAACTGTGTATTATGGCAACTGGTACACAAATCGTCGTGACTATATTTGCCATTGTCGTTGTGCAGCAGGTTTCCACGCTGCAGGAAGTAATACATGCAAATATGCGTATGGTTTCAAAGAACATACATGTACTAACTTTTATCTCCTGGTGAACAAAGACAATTTTGAGCTTTTTGAGTTTAAGTCCGGTTCCTATGGTTCAGTGCCTAAGGATGCAATCAGGACCTGCCGTAATGTTAACATATTTGTTGGGAAGAACAAGTATGGTCTTGGGAAGGTGGATGTCAGAAATAAGTCCTTCTATCTTCCCTGGAGAGGTTGGgagtacaagtacaagtatTACCAAGTCCTGGTCAtgaacaggaaggttaagtcaGACCGCATCTCTGATGTCAAGTACAACTTTAAAGCAGCTAAAAAAATTAGTCATCCTCCAGAGGTCATGACCAAGGCTTCCACTAGCAATTACCAGTGTAGAACAGTTTCCAAAACAGTTCATCTCTCAAAGGAGTATTCAGAAGAGAAAAGGTGGGACAGTACCACTTCCATCTCAGTTGGTGTCACAGCCAGCTTCACTGGCAAAATCCCATTTGTTGGCGAGACAGGTATTGAGGTCAGTACTGAGGTAACAAAGGATATCTCCAAAGGGAACAGCATAAGCGTGTCGAAAAATCTTGCTGTCGATGTGTCGGTAACTGTCCCACCAAACCACTCCTGTGGTGTCAAAATTATGGGACATAGGTACACAACAAAAGTCCCATACACAGCACGCCTCTCCCGCACATACAAAAACGGGAAAGTCAAATCAACAACCACCACTGGGACATTCAATGGTGTCAATGTTGTAGATTTCAGGTCTGTTGTAGATCGCTGTGTCCCTCTTCCCCATGCTCATCCTTGCAAGTAA
- the LOC128379360 gene encoding natterin-3-like: MVLYKVICVAALLTLLAAESRSQPNDSILDPAPEDRTADITSDRTTDEFPLSSPTLRQKRGASNDYNPIPNSNLRWVYRRSGSRLPAGTVYYGNWYTHRRDYICHCRCAAGFHAAGSNTCKYAYGFKEHTCTNFYLLVNKDNFELFEFKSGSYGSVPKDAIRTCRNVNIFVGKNKYGLGKVDVRNKSFYLPWEGWEYKYRYYDVLVMSRKVKSDRISDVKYNFKAAKKISHPPEVMTKASTSNYQCRTLSKTVHLSKEYSEEKRWDSTTSISVGVTTSFTGKIPFVGETGIEVSASVTKDISKGSSISVSKNLAVDVSVTVPPNHSCGVKIMGHRYTTKVPYTARLSRTYKNGKVKSTTTTGTFNGVNVVDFRSVVDRCVPLPHAHPCK, from the exons ATGGTTCTCTACAAAGTGATCTGTGTGGCAGCTCTGCTGACTCTACTGGCAGCAG agtCTCGCTCACAACCAAATG ACTCCATACTGGACCCAGCGCCAGAGGACAGGACGGCTGACATCACCTCGGACAGAACAACAGATGAATTTCCTCTGTCTTCTCCTACcctgagacagaagagaggtGCCAGTAATGACTATAACCCGATTCCTAACTCCAACTTGAGATGGGTGTACAGGCGTTCTGGTAGTCGTCTCCCTGCCGGAACTGTGTATTACGGCAACTGGTACACACATCGTCGTGACTATATTTGCCATTGTCGTTGTGCAGCAGGTTTCCACGCTGCAGGAAGTAATACGTGCAAATATGCGTATGGTTTCAAAGAACATACATGCACTAACTTTTATCTCCTGGTGAACAAAGACAATTTTGAGCTTTTTGAGTTTAAGTCCGGTTCCTATGGTTCAGTGCCTAAGGATGCAATCAGGACCTGCCGTAATGTTAACATATTTGTTGGGAAGAACAAGTATGGTCTTGGGAAGGTGGATGTCAGAAATAAGTCCTTCTATCTTCCCTGGGAAGGTTGGGAGTACAAGTACAGGTATTACGATGTCCTGGTCATGAGCAGGAAAGTTAAGTCAGACCGCATTTCTGATGTCAAGTACAACTTTAAAGCAGCTAAAAAAATTAGTCATCCTCCAGAGGTCATGACCAAGGCTTCCACTAGCAATTACCAGTGTAGAACACTTTCCAAAACAGTTCATCTCTCAAAGGAGTATTCAGAAGAGAAAAGGTGGGACAGTACCACTTCCATCTCAGTTGGTGTTACAACCAGCTTCACAGGCAAAATCCCATTTGTTGGCGAGACAGGCATTGAGGTCAGTGCTTCAGTAACAAAGGATATCTCCAAAGGCAGCAGCATAAGCGTGTCGAAAAATCTTGCTGTCGATGTGTCGGTAACTGTCCCACCAAACCACTCCTGTGGTGTCAAAATTATGGGACATAGGTACACAACAAAAGTCCCATACACAGCACGCCTCTCCCGCACATACAAAAACGGGAAAGTCAAATCAACAACCACCACTGGGACATTCAATGGTGTCAATGTTGTAGATTTCAGGTCTGTTGTAGATCGCTGTGTCCCTCTTCCCCATGCTCATCCTTgcaagtaa
- the LOC128379362 gene encoding natterin-3-like produces MALYKVICVAALLALLSADSILDPAPEDRTGDITSDRTTDEFPLSSPTLRQKRGASYYYNPIPNSNLRWVYRRSGSRLPAGTVYYGNWYTNRRDYICHCRCAAGFHAAGSNTCKYAYGFKEHTCTNFYLLVNKDNFELFEFKSGSYGSVPKDAIRTCRNVNIFVGKNKYGLGKVDVRNKSFYLPWRGWEYKYRYYQVLVMNRKVKSDRISDVKYNFKAAKKISHPPEVMTKASTSNYQCRTVSKTVHLSKEYSEEKRWDSTTSISVGVTTSFTGKIPFVGETGIEVSASVTKDISKGSSISVSKNLAVDVSVTVPPNHSCGVKIMGHRYTTKVPYTARLTRTFKNGQVKSTTTTGTFNGVNVVDFRSVVERCVPLRHAQPCK; encoded by the exons ATGGCTCTCTACAAAGTGATCTGCGTGGCAGCTCTGCTGGCTCTACTGAGCGCAG ACTCCATACTGGACCCAGCGCCAGAGGACAGGACCGGTGACATCACCTCGGACAGAACAACAGATGAATTTCCTCTGTCTTCTCCTACCttgagacagaagagaggggCCAGTTATTACTATAACCCGATTCCAAACTCCAACTTGAGATGGGTGTACAGGCGTTCTGGTAGTCGTCTCCCTGCCGGAACTGTGTATTACGGCAACTGGTACACAAATCGTCGTGACTATATTTGCCATTGTCGTTGTGCAGCAGGTTTCCACGCTGCAGGAAGTAATACGTGCAAATATGCGTATGGTTTCAAAGAACATACATGCACTAACTTTTATCTCCTGGTGAACAAAGACAATTTTGAGCTTTTTGAGTTTAAGTCCGGTTCCTATGGTTCAGTGCCTAAGGATGCAATCAGGACCTGCCGTAATGTTAACATATTTGTTGGGAAGAACAAGTATGGTCTTGGGAAGGTGGATGTCAGAAATAAGTCCTTCTATCTTCCCTGGAGAGGTTGGGAGTACAAGTACAGGTATTACCAAGTCCTAGTCAtgaacaggaaggttaagtcaGACCGCATCTCTGATGTCAAGTACAACTTTAAAGCAGCTAAAAAAATTAGTCATCCTCCAGAGGTCATGACCAAGGCTTCCACTAGCAATTACCAGTGTAGAACAGTTTCCAAAACAGTTCATCTCTCAAAGGAGTATTCAGAAGAGAAAAGGTGGGACAGTACCACTTCCATCTCAGTTGGTGTTACAACCAGCTTCACTGGCAAAATCCCATTTGTTGGCGAGACAGGTATTGAGGTCAGTGCTTCAGTAACAAAGGATATCTCCAAAGGGAGCAGCATAAGCGTGTCGAAAAACCTTGCTGTCGATGTGTCGGTAACTGTCCCACCAAACCACTCCTGTGGTGTCAAAATTATGGGACATAGGTACACAACAAAAGTCCCATACACAGCACGCCTCACCCGCACATTCAAAAACGGGCAAGTCAAATCAACAACCACCACTGGGACATTCAATGGTGTCAATGTTGTAGATTTCAGGTCTGTTGTAGAACGCTGTGTCCCTCTTCGCCATGCTCAGCCTTgcaagtaa
- the LOC128379364 gene encoding natterin-3-like, producing the protein MPDDKTPDITSSRKLRQKRSSSIPGASSNLKWVYRRSGHHLPDGSVLYHNTYDNRDDYICRCRCSAGYHAKGSNTCLTTGGGTRKCTSFYVLVNKDNFEYLDWKDGSSGSVPENSIKTCPNGKTYVGKNKYGLGMVYVPDKCLYLPWKGKVYWYWDYQVLTFSKKVAKVQMSDVQYDVNAAKKFSYPPEVVTQATTINHQCRSVKKIPHLSKTYEEEKRWDSSTEISVGVTASFEAKIPFVGSTGIELSATTTKSFSKGSTLKVSKTLGLDVEVWVPPNHTCGVRIMGHRYKTIVPYKAVLTRTYPSGTKRSAHISGVFNGVNVIDFVTHVDRCIPIPNARPCPSKKN; encoded by the coding sequence ATGCCAGATGACAAGACCCCTGACATCACCTCGAGCAGAAAATTAAGACAGAAGAGATCTTCCAGCATCCCTGGTGCTTCCTCCAACCTGAAATGGGTGTATAGGCGTTCCGGTCATCATCTCCCTGACGGATCTGTGTTATATCACAACACCTATGACAATCGCGATGACTACATCTGCAGATGCCGTTGCTCAGCTGGTTACCACGCCAAAGGAAGTAACACGTGCCTGACCACTGGTGGCGGAACCCGTAAATGCACCTCCTTTTATGTCCTAGTGAACAAAGACAACTTTGAGTATTTGGATTGGAAGGATGGCTCCTCTGGTTCAGTGCCTGAGAATTCAATCAAGACCTGCCCCAATGGTAAAACATATGTTGGGAAGAACAAGTATGGTCTTGGAATGGTGTATGTTCCAGACAAGTGCTTATACCTTCCCTGGAAAGGTAAGGTGTATTGGTACTGGGATTACCAGGTCCTGACCTTTTCCAAAAAAGTTGCAAAAGTGCAAATGTCTGATGTCCAGTATGACGTAAATGCAGCTAAAAAATTTAGTTATCCCCCAGAGGTCGTGACCCAGGCAACTACCATCAACCATCAGTGCAGATCAGTTAAGAAAATACCTCATCTCTCAAAAACAtatgaggaagagaaaaggtgGGACAGTAGCACTGAAATATCAGTAGGTGTGACAGCTTCCTTTGAAGCCAAAATCCCATTTGTTGGTTCGACAGGTATTGAGCTTAGTGCTACGACAACAAAGTCATTCTCCAAAGGGAGTACCTTAAAAGTGTCGAAAACCCTCGGTCTTGATGTGGAGGTTTGGGTCCCACCAAACCACACTTGCGGTGTCAGAATAATGGGACATAGGTACAAGACAATAGTCCCTTACAAAGCAGTCCTCACCCGCACATACCCCAGCGGGACAAAAAGATCAGCACACATCTCTGGGGTATTCAATGGTGTCAATGTTATTGATTTCGTAACTCATGTAGATCGCTGTATTCCTATACCCAATGCCAGGCCATGCCCCtcaaagaaaaactaa